A segment of the Echinicola strongylocentroti genome:
ATCAAAATTCCCCCTACTGGACTTTAAAGAACACTGGCAAGTCCAATAACACGAAACTCCTCGATCAGTGCATTCCACTTTAGAGAATGTCTTACCCTTCTGGTTAAATCACGACATCTTTACTTCATTTATGCCCTGTTTCATTTGATATTCTAAAAGTAGAACATTTTATTTTAAATACAAAAAATTGTTTTTAAAAAATTATTTTATGTATTTCGGATCACTAGCATTCACCGATTGCCTCATCTACCTACCTCACTTTCCATACGCCCAAGAGCCCCTGACGAGACTGATTTGGTAGGTACTTTTTTTGGAGCTATACTATTGTAGATCATGAGAAGTTTTAAGCCGGAATCTATGCCGTTTAGTCAAGGAATTCTGGATGATGTCAGCACTCATCTTGGACTTTAGCTTTACACTGAGCTTACTTATAGTAAAGTGATTGAAGGACTCATAGCACCTCCCTTATGCCCACCCATAAATTAACTGCATTAAACCTGAAATAGGCATTAGCCAATCTATTACGGTCTATAACGATTCCTAATGCATAAGCAGGGTTAAAACTAGGCCTAATTTAGATAATGAGCATCCATGGATGATTTCCCCTGTTTTTTTACACGCTCAATGAAAATGCTTGATATTACAGGGATATATTACCATTTTTGGGTTTTTAAAATTGTAATAACAATGGATTCTGATAGCAGTTGGTACGTAATGTACACAGCTCCAAGGGCTGAAAAGAAAGTAGCAAAACGATTGGAGGAGAAAGGTGTTGAAAACTACCTTCCCATGATCGAAGAAGTCCGGCAGTGGAGCGACCGGAAGAAAAAGGTAAAACGCCCTCTTTTTAATGGATATCTTTTTGTACGATCAGAAAGAAACCGACTTTGGGAAGCGCTACAAGTTCAAGGAGCTGTTAAATTTGTCAATTTCTCTGGAGACCATGC
Coding sequences within it:
- a CDS encoding UpxY family transcription antiterminator; protein product: MDSDSSWYVMYTAPRAEKKVAKRLEEKGVENYLPMIEEVRQWSDRKKKVKRPLFNGYLFVRSERNRLWEALQVQGAVKFVNFSGDHATVRESEIAAIRRIVETGVAVEVETTDIEEGQQVKIIGGPLQGFEGECIQKGNQDFFIIRVPSIHQTVLVNIPIKFLEIVA